In Shewanella sp. VB17, a single genomic region encodes these proteins:
- a CDS encoding GNAT family N-acetyltransferase — protein MQANGLQVQDAALSLGTPAINLHEHKHEGTDAPQPPQFEVASLWATPQDAVIEDTNLSAAEWAALEFMPFSKSSLWQSHAESTSNKKFSYTTAMVTSYCHLLVNYLIDGLQNGSIDKSKTQYVLELNAGNGCFSILVLQSLLKLLNEYGLNDINLCYVLSDANNQNCKRMAAHPYLQAHLKESRARVVNFDATAHSPLSSVLGEEIDNPLMVIANGVFNTQPQELLYVHYGHVYAGEVALQGDGQSTEALDKSKRNQQILANLSPMQRIQLGMKNTQSRDGIIEGQGSDLLLKNVPSKNILYRWEKITNLDHWLIQQPQDLQEFLKLQINQYVKLIPHHPVFLPVAALNCLSALNKNCPKGMLLLAADTGPIDLPAIKHTGLPAKINNPDFSMPVNLHCINEWLAHRGSLSTRVQQAINGTAFTVAVLDPQKHSFGMTLQATQQYLVNQNPADSLQLIHSLTGAVNALNEEQILCYLRVSQFDPEALQLFLPRLLKQGVKISARLKWCEVLSLVWRNYVPAIGDADGTDEGAKFAFNLGQLAIDLSHWRLAKQCFVSELQLHNSVAALWHNLALAALATADNTMAQECINNAIDMSEEKPQPAQEKSAVTVENNQSLKLQQSINAYQAYCDAHEYFDGDGASDLESGLTLQPLAQHHAAEFYLQYRDADIAAMVRGYDLNTPEEVAAAITQWQAEFEQVNYALIHPDLGLVGACMLAFNDEPKESQFKDAGFSGQLNEALDKKLNEMPMGEIKMGDSKIAHFSFWVGCDYQGLGLGPMVVKLAIQQACGMASKQQVDYLVTSVWRHNQRSSNILINEGFVSLDLVKGEGEACEMFYYLGLFGGVDDISET, from the coding sequence CAACCTTCATGAACATAAACATGAAGGTACAGATGCACCGCAGCCCCCTCAATTTGAGGTGGCTTCTCTTTGGGCAACGCCGCAAGATGCGGTGATTGAAGATACAAACTTGTCGGCGGCGGAATGGGCAGCACTGGAATTTATGCCTTTTTCAAAGTCGTCTTTATGGCAATCACACGCTGAAAGCACCAGTAACAAGAAGTTTTCGTACACCACAGCCATGGTTACTAGCTATTGCCACTTACTTGTAAACTATCTAATAGACGGCTTACAAAATGGTTCAATCGATAAAAGCAAAACCCAATATGTATTAGAACTCAATGCAGGCAATGGCTGTTTCTCCATTTTAGTATTACAGAGCTTACTTAAACTATTAAACGAATATGGCCTAAACGACATTAACCTGTGTTATGTGTTAAGTGATGCCAATAATCAAAATTGTAAGCGAATGGCGGCACACCCTTATTTACAGGCCCATTTGAAAGAGAGTCGTGCAAGGGTTGTAAATTTCGATGCCACTGCACATTCACCCCTCTCCAGTGTACTGGGTGAAGAAATAGATAACCCGCTAATGGTCATTGCCAATGGTGTATTTAACACGCAGCCGCAAGAATTACTGTATGTACATTATGGGCATGTATACGCAGGGGAGGTGGCCTTACAGGGTGATGGGCAATCAACTGAGGCGTTAGATAAAAGCAAAAGAAATCAACAAATACTAGCCAACTTATCCCCCATGCAACGAATACAACTAGGGATGAAGAACACGCAGAGTCGTGATGGGATAATTGAAGGGCAGGGAAGTGACTTACTTTTAAAAAATGTGCCTTCCAAAAATATTCTGTACCGTTGGGAAAAAATTACAAACCTAGATCATTGGTTAATACAACAGCCTCAAGATCTTCAAGAATTCCTAAAGCTGCAAATAAACCAGTATGTAAAGTTAATACCGCATCATCCCGTTTTCTTGCCAGTTGCAGCTCTAAATTGTTTGAGCGCTTTAAATAAAAACTGCCCAAAAGGCATGTTGTTATTGGCGGCCGATACCGGCCCAATAGATTTACCCGCCATTAAGCACACAGGTTTGCCGGCAAAAATAAATAACCCGGATTTTTCAATGCCGGTAAACCTGCATTGCATTAATGAATGGTTAGCACACCGTGGTAGCCTAAGCACAAGGGTGCAGCAAGCAATAAATGGCACTGCTTTTACGGTAGCAGTTCTTGATCCGCAGAAGCATTCTTTTGGCATGACGCTACAAGCCACACAGCAATACTTGGTTAATCAAAACCCGGCAGACAGTTTACAGTTAATACACAGTCTCACAGGGGCGGTCAATGCATTAAACGAAGAGCAAATATTATGTTACTTAAGAGTAAGTCAATTTGACCCTGAAGCACTTCAACTGTTTTTACCGCGCTTATTAAAACAAGGGGTGAAAATATCGGCGCGCTTAAAATGGTGTGAGGTATTAAGCCTGGTATGGCGTAATTATGTGCCCGCCATCGGTGATGCGGATGGAACTGATGAAGGCGCGAAGTTTGCCTTTAACCTAGGTCAGTTGGCCATCGACCTTAGTCACTGGCGACTGGCAAAACAGTGTTTTGTTAGCGAACTGCAATTGCATAATTCCGTAGCGGCGCTATGGCATAACCTAGCATTAGCGGCCCTTGCCACGGCTGATAATACTATGGCACAAGAGTGTATTAATAACGCGATAGACATGTCGGAAGAAAAGCCACAGCCAGCCCAAGAAAAATCTGCAGTAACCGTTGAGAATAACCAGAGTTTAAAATTGCAACAGTCTATCAATGCTTACCAAGCGTATTGTGATGCCCATGAATATTTTGATGGTGACGGTGCGAGTGACTTAGAAAGCGGTTTAACACTGCAGCCCCTTGCGCAACATCATGCCGCAGAATTCTATTTGCAATACCGAGATGCCGATATTGCTGCCATGGTACGGGGGTATGATTTAAATACACCAGAAGAGGTGGCTGCCGCCATTACCCAATGGCAGGCCGAATTCGAGCAGGTTAATTATGCATTAATACATCCGGATTTGGGTTTGGTGGGGGCTTGCATGCTGGCCTTTAATGATGAGCCTAAAGAAAGTCAATTCAAAGACGCTGGTTTTTCTGGGCAGTTGAATGAAGCGCTAGATAAAAAGCTGAATGAAATGCCAATGGGAGAAATAAAAATGGGTGATAGCAAGATCGCCCATTTCTCTTTTTGGGTGGGTTGCGATTATCAGGGGCTGGGTTTGGGTCCTATGGTTGTTAAATTGGCCATTCAACAGGCTTGTGGCATGGCTTCAAAGCAGCAAGTTGATTATTTAGTGACTTCTGTTTGGCGGCACAATCAACGCTCTAGCAATATACTAATTAATGAAGGGTTTGTTTCATTGGACTTGGTTAAAGGGGAGGGGGAGGCGTGTGAAATGTTTTATTATTTGGGGTTGTTTGGTGGAGTGGATGATATTTCTGAGACTTAA
- a CDS encoding transposase yields the protein MTTARRALIAPESTPFYHVINRCVRRAFLCGEDGLTGQSYEHRRGWIVDRVKDLSTIFCIDVCAYAVMNNHYHLVLKIDVDGAQRLNPKDVISRWLQLFHGHEVAAKYLKGDSLSDGERMLLDGLITKWHERLSSISWFMRCLNEGIARKANREDGCKGAFWEGRFKSQALLDEQALLACMMYVDLNPIRAGIADSLQDADFTSIQERIRELSNAERLFKIHDGDHRTAIDQAPSDVDLSSTEPMLAKPLLSFDGAISPEKQQGIPFHFSDYLELIDWTGRAIRPDKRGSIDEHRPKLLTELGIASDAWMLSAKAFRRQYGGVSGRWDAMCAFKVKHSSGKWCKGKLQSEALHPH from the coding sequence ATGACTACTGCTCGACGTGCATTGATTGCACCGGAATCAACCCCTTTCTACCATGTGATAAATCGCTGTGTTCGCCGCGCCTTTCTATGTGGTGAAGATGGGTTAACGGGACAAAGTTATGAGCATCGACGAGGTTGGATTGTCGATAGAGTAAAGGATTTGTCCACTATTTTTTGCATTGATGTGTGTGCTTATGCGGTAATGAACAATCACTATCATTTGGTGCTTAAAATCGATGTTGATGGGGCGCAGAGGTTGAACCCTAAAGACGTGATTAGCCGCTGGTTACAGTTGTTTCATGGGCATGAAGTGGCGGCTAAATATCTTAAAGGTGACAGTTTGAGTGACGGTGAGCGCATGTTACTTGATGGATTGATTACTAAGTGGCATGAACGTTTATCCAGTATTAGTTGGTTTATGCGCTGCCTTAATGAAGGGATAGCGCGCAAAGCAAATAGAGAGGATGGCTGTAAAGGGGCCTTCTGGGAGGGGCGCTTTAAAAGTCAGGCTTTGTTGGATGAGCAGGCGTTGTTAGCTTGCATGATGTATGTTGACCTGAACCCAATTCGTGCTGGCATTGCTGATTCCTTGCAAGATGCTGATTTTACTTCAATTCAGGAACGAATACGCGAACTATCTAACGCTGAACGCTTATTTAAGATCCATGATGGTGATCATCGAACTGCCATAGACCAAGCTCCATCAGATGTTGATTTATCTTCGACAGAGCCGATGTTAGCTAAACCTTTACTAAGCTTTGATGGTGCGATCTCCCCAGAGAAACAACAGGGTATTCCTTTTCATTTCAGTGATTACCTTGAGCTCATTGATTGGACGGGCAGAGCCATTAGGCCTGATAAAAGAGGATCGATTGATGAACATCGGCCTAAATTATTAACTGAACTGGGAATAGCGTCTGACGCTTGGATGTTATCCGCAAAAGCTTTTCGTCGGCAATACGGCGGAGTGAGTGGGCGCTGGGATGCCATGTGTGCCTTTAAAGTTAAGCACAGCAGTGGAAAATGGTGCAAGGGAAAACTGCAAAGTGAGGCGCTACATCCCCATTGA
- a CDS encoding phage tail sheath C-terminal domain-containing protein, protein MAQYKTPDVYVKERSLLSPSVAEVPTAIPAFIGYTQLTKDSKGDTLLNLPQRITNMMEFMAIFGGQFNEAVTVSHNTATGEFVIPKQHTVGTGTGETIVNPNLSPFFLYQAVAHFFANGGGTCYVVSIAGYVKATTDKDSFISAISALKKIDEVTLISCPESICLGAQAHYDVHNASLQHCESMQDRFALVDVQQSGHIRDDASLMRDKITQGLKYGAAYYPYLRTSVARSYDEDRVSVNMPWSGYALYTSTPDLFALTLDATVPATPTIMEVSVNAFGYDIGGGFHAAFFVKLFAEIYVDFAGYAVDITNIATMGQRIANIPQYGLYQAEGTADGSLTLNLQGQAIDNAQADATRVAVGQHTLVKENGTQVVPLSALNNPAYRFGSTAAYNQIKALLSKHYLQLPPSAAIAGVMAKTDGQHGVWKAPANVALAQVIAPSISIDSGEQEDLNVDVNAGKSINAIRSFVGKGTLVWGARTLDGNSNEWRYVPVRRLFNMVEESVKKASYFAVFEPNAPFTWLKIKTTIEGYLDNLWKQGAFFGATPEQAFFVNVGLGQTMTEDDINNGIMNIEIGLAAVRPAEFIVLTFSHKSLEG, encoded by the coding sequence ATGGCTCAATATAAAACGCCAGACGTTTATGTAAAAGAAAGGTCACTGCTTTCGCCTTCGGTGGCAGAAGTGCCCACCGCGATACCGGCTTTTATCGGTTACACCCAGCTTACAAAAGACAGTAAAGGCGACACTCTGCTTAATCTGCCCCAACGTATCACCAATATGATGGAGTTTATGGCGATTTTTGGTGGGCAGTTTAACGAGGCGGTCACGGTTAGTCACAATACTGCAACGGGTGAGTTTGTTATCCCTAAACAGCATACTGTGGGCACAGGTACTGGTGAGACAATTGTCAATCCCAATCTATCACCGTTTTTTTTGTATCAAGCGGTGGCTCATTTTTTTGCCAATGGTGGCGGCACGTGTTATGTGGTGAGTATTGCTGGATATGTAAAAGCAACTACGGATAAAGATAGTTTTATCAGCGCGATATCCGCGTTAAAGAAGATTGATGAAGTCACGTTAATCTCTTGCCCTGAAAGTATCTGCTTGGGTGCACAGGCGCACTACGATGTACACAATGCGTCGTTGCAGCATTGCGAAAGTATGCAAGACCGTTTTGCGCTGGTGGATGTGCAGCAAAGCGGCCACATTCGCGACGACGCTAGCCTAATGCGCGACAAGATCACTCAGGGGCTTAAGTATGGTGCGGCGTATTATCCTTATTTACGCACTTCAGTGGCGCGCAGTTATGATGAAGATAGGGTGAGCGTTAATATGCCATGGAGTGGTTATGCTTTATACACAAGCACGCCAGACTTATTTGCATTAACCCTTGATGCTACTGTGCCTGCTACTCCTACGATTATGGAAGTGAGTGTTAATGCATTCGGTTATGACATTGGGGGGGGATTTCATGCAGCATTTTTTGTGAAGCTGTTTGCTGAGATTTATGTCGATTTTGCCGGTTATGCGGTGGACATAACGAATATTGCTACTATGGGCCAGCGCATTGCAAATATACCGCAATATGGTCTCTATCAGGCAGAAGGAACCGCTGATGGATCGTTGACCTTGAACCTGCAGGGGCAGGCTATCGATAATGCCCAAGCCGATGCTACACGTGTCGCCGTTGGACAACATACTTTGGTCAAAGAAAATGGTACACAGGTGGTGCCACTTTCGGCCTTGAATAACCCAGCTTATCGCTTTGGCTCCACTGCAGCTTATAACCAAATTAAGGCCTTACTCAGTAAGCATTATTTACAGCTCCCCCCTAGCGCGGCGATTGCTGGGGTGATGGCAAAAACCGATGGTCAACATGGGGTGTGGAAAGCGCCGGCCAATGTGGCGCTGGCACAAGTTATTGCGCCCAGTATCAGTATCGACAGTGGTGAGCAGGAAGATTTAAATGTCGATGTGAATGCCGGTAAATCCATTAATGCCATTCGCAGCTTTGTGGGCAAAGGCACCTTAGTGTGGGGGGCCCGTACCTTAGATGGCAACAGTAACGAATGGCGTTATGTGCCGGTGCGCCGCTTGTTTAACATGGTGGAAGAGTCGGTCAAAAAGGCCAGTTATTTCGCCGTGTTTGAACCAAACGCGCCGTTTACTTGGCTAAAAATTAAAACCACCATTGAGGGGTATCTGGATAATTTGTGGAAGCAGGGAGCATTTTTCGGTGCCACTCCAGAGCAAGCATTTTTTGTGAATGTTGGCCTTGGCCAAACCATGACCGAAGACGATATCAACAACGGCATCATGAACATTGAAATAGGCTTAGCGGCAGTGCGCCCAGCCGAGTTTATTGTGTTGACGTTTTCACATAAAAGCCTCGAAGGCTAA
- a CDS encoding phage tail protein, whose protein sequence is MATTVADIEKDYPIPVYRFRVSITGDDTNSVAFSEVSGLDIGVDTITYKDGFGKKHMPGQSTDVNITMKRGLVRTKSMFYDWLSSIRLNKVEKQDITVVLVDDNDADLVIWTVKNAFPKKLTAPSFNGGSNEASVESLELMADEISIEFK, encoded by the coding sequence ATGGCAACGACAGTAGCCGATATTGAAAAAGATTACCCGATCCCCGTTTATCGTTTCCGCGTCAGTATTACTGGGGATGATACCAATAGCGTCGCTTTTTCTGAGGTCTCAGGCTTAGATATTGGCGTCGATACCATTACATATAAGGATGGCTTTGGTAAAAAACACATGCCCGGGCAATCTACTGATGTCAATATTACCATGAAACGTGGCCTGGTTCGGACCAAGAGTATGTTTTATGACTGGTTGAGTTCCATTCGTCTTAACAAGGTCGAAAAGCAGGATATCACCGTGGTGCTTGTGGATGACAATGATGCTGATTTAGTGATCTGGACGGTGAAAAATGCTTTTCCTAAGAAGCTGACTGCACCGAGTTTTAATGGTGGCTCCAATGAAGCCAGTGTTGAGTCATTAGAGTTAATGGCTGATGAAATCAGCATTGAGTTTAAGTAA
- a CDS encoding phage tail protein — MLIDRGLPLVGYRFAVVIMTAGVPNPVDIEFKDVSGLKMSRGITRSGGMTSLDNQIPAQSLVLKRGVFTAPSPLLSANIAESLFWETRLLRKDILVSILDEDNIPMNAWLVSNAYLESWDWDGLNAGSNDLLIESMSFTYSGIKYLPLKLTKNV; from the coding sequence ATGTTAATAGATCGCGGTTTACCCTTGGTCGGTTACCGATTTGCCGTGGTGATCATGACCGCAGGTGTTCCAAACCCAGTTGATATTGAATTTAAAGACGTCTCAGGACTGAAAATGAGTCGTGGCATCACCCGCAGCGGTGGCATGACAAGTTTAGATAATCAAATACCTGCTCAAAGTTTAGTACTCAAGCGCGGGGTATTTACCGCCCCGAGCCCTTTATTATCGGCGAATATTGCCGAATCCCTGTTTTGGGAGACGCGGCTGTTACGTAAAGATATTCTCGTCTCGATATTAGATGAAGATAATATTCCAATGAATGCCTGGCTGGTGAGCAATGCTTATCTTGAATCCTGGGATTGGGATGGCTTGAATGCAGGCAGTAATGATTTATTGATTGAGTCGATGAGTTTTACTTATTCGGGCATCAAATACCTGCCGCTTAAACTGACGAAAAACGTATAG
- a CDS encoding phage baseplate assembly protein V — MADYNILIGDKDITSQVISLSCFYGVNQIPELTIRMTGLAQDEADEDLALATYNLAKADFLSTGQEININAQLTTEDNPLKKLIFSGLITGQTIGIDGQSYVDIIAHGEVIKLTEGPINQLFDKKKQQDDSAIIKAILSEANISKIDLDEATKSIANQQYVIYQQTPWRGMMARILANGFFFVPTPAMNKVMAWKKAKEVHKIRRESSGIESFSLHQDSRSQIKSASAMAWAIDKQEMIAGKPGESSVPTDLIKPLTEDVKASLIGHFTEPKSAEELNSWANAQLIYRQLDRFQGQLSINVGVFSAAIKIQLMEALDLSEFGEVFSGQYVVTAIEHNITPQGWRLYITLGLHLHHSLFSDWLTPPPVPHLMGKVGNIKEGPDDMHQVPVWLPGISSGKKQVVMARLLSPHASKESGLYFLPNEDDEVVVAFVGGDSRYPVIVGATHNPINKPSESWQLTPGIYLQGLNDKGEKISSASLIFDAYKSVVLSAKEKDKPQSVIQMGTGEKGLSIATQDKKGKKLMSLTLSDKNIALTKGKDDKNSIALGDNIDFNTGGNVNIKVADKVEITS, encoded by the coding sequence GTGGCTGATTACAACATTTTAATCGGTGATAAAGACATCACGTCTCAGGTGATATCTCTGAGCTGTTTTTACGGAGTCAATCAGATCCCTGAGTTGACAATACGCATGACTGGCCTTGCTCAGGATGAGGCTGATGAAGATCTGGCGCTTGCTACCTATAATCTTGCAAAGGCAGATTTTTTGAGCACAGGCCAAGAGATTAACATCAATGCGCAACTAACCACCGAGGATAATCCGCTTAAAAAGTTAATTTTTAGTGGCTTAATCACTGGGCAAACGATTGGTATTGACGGGCAAAGTTATGTCGACATTATCGCTCACGGTGAGGTGATTAAATTAACCGAAGGTCCGATAAATCAGTTGTTTGATAAGAAAAAACAACAAGATGATAGCGCCATTATTAAGGCTATATTGAGTGAAGCTAATATTAGCAAAATTGATCTTGATGAGGCGACAAAATCCATTGCTAACCAGCAATATGTTATCTATCAGCAAACCCCTTGGCGGGGCATGATGGCGCGCATACTGGCGAATGGTTTTTTCTTTGTGCCGACGCCAGCGATGAACAAGGTAATGGCGTGGAAGAAGGCGAAGGAGGTACATAAAATTCGCAGGGAAAGCAGTGGGATTGAAAGTTTTAGTTTACATCAAGATAGTCGCTCTCAAATTAAGTCTGCATCTGCTATGGCCTGGGCTATTGATAAGCAAGAGATGATAGCGGGCAAACCGGGGGAAAGCAGTGTGCCGACCGACTTAATCAAGCCATTGACAGAGGATGTAAAAGCTAGCTTAATCGGCCATTTTACCGAGCCTAAATCCGCAGAGGAACTGAACTCTTGGGCAAATGCACAGCTGATTTATCGACAACTTGACCGTTTTCAGGGGCAGCTCAGTATTAATGTGGGGGTGTTCTCAGCCGCGATTAAGATTCAATTGATGGAGGCGTTAGATTTATCTGAATTTGGGGAGGTGTTTTCAGGTCAATATGTGGTGACCGCCATAGAGCACAACATTACCCCCCAAGGCTGGCGATTATATATCACGCTGGGACTGCATCTGCATCACAGTTTGTTTTCAGATTGGTTAACACCGCCACCAGTGCCGCACCTTATGGGGAAAGTGGGTAACATTAAGGAGGGGCCTGATGACATGCACCAAGTGCCAGTTTGGTTGCCGGGTATTAGTAGTGGTAAGAAACAAGTGGTGATGGCCCGATTGTTGTCACCTCACGCGAGTAAAGAGTCAGGCCTATATTTTCTTCCTAATGAAGACGATGAAGTGGTGGTCGCGTTTGTGGGTGGTGACAGTCGCTATCCGGTGATTGTGGGTGCCACGCATAATCCAATCAATAAACCTTCAGAGAGCTGGCAGTTAACCCCTGGGATTTATCTGCAAGGCTTGAATGATAAAGGAGAGAAAATTTCTTCGGCTTCTTTGATTTTTGATGCTTATAAGTCTGTTGTTTTAAGTGCCAAAGAAAAAGATAAACCTCAGTCTGTCATACAGATGGGAACGGGGGAGAAAGGACTGAGTATTGCAACGCAAGATAAAAAAGGTAAGAAATTAATGTCACTAACACTTAGCGATAAAAATATTGCTTTAACTAAAGGTAAAGATGACAAAAATAGTATTGCCTTGGGCGACAATATCGATTTTAACACTGGAGGTAATGTCAATATCAAGGTGGCTGACAAAGTGGAGATAACATCATGA
- a CDS encoding GPW/gp25 family protein → MSANALIGTGWAFPPQFRAPSVGPEMLADEQLIQQSIYILLNSQIGERLFKPGFGCGLQQFLFHAPTGETLADIKEEITKAIAQNEARIRLQTISFDSSDLYEGLLNIELEYLIKQTNSIGNMVFPFYLSEG, encoded by the coding sequence ATGAGTGCTAATGCTCTTATTGGAACGGGGTGGGCCTTCCCGCCGCAATTTCGTGCTCCAAGTGTTGGGCCAGAAATGCTAGCGGATGAACAACTTATTCAGCAAAGTATCTATATTTTACTTAATAGCCAGATTGGCGAACGTTTATTTAAACCCGGCTTCGGTTGCGGGTTGCAGCAGTTTTTATTTCATGCTCCAACTGGCGAGACCTTGGCCGATATAAAGGAAGAGATCACCAAGGCGATAGCGCAAAATGAAGCTAGGATCCGCTTACAAACCATCAGTTTTGATAGCAGTGATTTGTATGAGGGCTTATTGAATATAGAGCTGGAATATCTGATTAAACAAACAAATAGTATTGGTAATATGGTGTTTCCGTTTTATTTGAGTGAAGGATAG